A stretch of Triticum aestivum cultivar Chinese Spring chromosome 1D, IWGSC CS RefSeq v2.1, whole genome shotgun sequence DNA encodes these proteins:
- the LOC123170351 gene encoding uncharacterized protein, whose translation MMDPRAPTPVTKSRWMWSSVAAAEQWRSNGAVERRGDSGAPTHELNLKTIGFIAGLVLCLKSLVIASWSHGRRGPLEFTQSYLELMGDIQCLFSHTRCLVFDLFAMQ comes from the exons ATGATGGATCCGCGTGCCCCGACGCCAGTGACGAAGTCACGCTGGATGTGGAGCAGCGTCGCGGCGGCGGAGCAGTGGCGGAGCAACGGAGCGGTGGAGCGGCGGGGCGACAGTGGAGCGCCTACTCATGAGCTGAACCTCAAG ACAATTGGATTTATCGCCGGGCTAGTGCTATGCTTGAAGTCACTGGTCATCGCTTCATGGAGTCATGGGCGACGGGGCCCTCTAGAGTTCACGCAGAGTTATCTCGAATTGATGGG GGATATTCAGTGTTTATTCAGCCACACTCGGTGTCTTGTGTTTGATCTCTTTGCAATGCAGTAA